A region of the Salvelinus alpinus chromosome 24, SLU_Salpinus.1, whole genome shotgun sequence genome:
ccagaactacacggcaggacctggtcaatgacctgaagagagctgggaccacagtctcaaagaaaaccattagtaacacactacgccgtcatggattaaaatcctgcagcgcacacaaggtccccctgctcaagcaggcgcatgtccagacccgtctgaagtttgccaatgaccatctggatgatccagaggaggaatgggaggaggtcatgtggtctgatgattcaaaaatagagctttttggtctaaactccactcgccgtgtttggaggaagaagaaggatgagtacaaccccaagaacaccatcccaaccgtgaagcatggaggtggaaacatcattctttggggatgcttttctgcaaaggggacaggacgactgcaccgtattgaggggaggatggatggggccatgtattgcgagatcttagccaacaacctccttccctcagtaagagcattgatgatgggtcgtggctgggtcttccagcatgacaacgacacgaagcacacagccagggcaactaaggagtggctccgtaagaagtatctcaaggtcctggagtggcctagccagtctccagacctgaacccaataaaaaatctttggagggagctgaaagtccgtattgcccagcgacagccccgaaacctgaaggatctggagaaggtctgtatggaggagtgggccaaaatccctgctgcagtgtgtgcaaacctggtcaagaactacaggaaatgtatgatctctgtaattgcaaacaaaggattcagtaccaaatattaagttctgcttttctgatgtatcaaatacttatgtcttgcaataaaatgctaattaattacttaaaaatcatacaatgtgattttcgggatttttgttttagattccgtctctcacagttgaagtgtacctatgataaaaattacagacctctacatgctttgtaagtaggaaaacctgcaaaatcggcagtgtatcaaatacttgttctccccactgtatatcaagaatcttcaacccatccacatggattCTTCAAGAGCCTTACAAAGGAATTCCCCTCTATGTGGAATTGAAGCTGGTCAATTGAGGTCAAAGATGGGACAAATTTTATGGGCTGCGAGACAGAGTAGACCTGGGTTGATGGTAGCAACTTGGCATCGAACACAAAACACGCCACTGTACAAACCATTCATGAGGCAAACAAAGTTGTTCGTAAACTGGAATCACAACAAGTGACTTTAAAGTTTCAGCATGTTGGAAAAGATGACGCTTTGAAACTAGTTGTCTTCCGTGATGCTTCGCTAGGTTATCACTGGTGGGACAAAACGGCACTTCCTACCTGTAGTTTGTGTCACTGACAACTACTCATTAGTTGATGCTGTGAAGTCAACCAAGTCTGTCACAGAGAAAAGACTGAGATTAGCAGCATCAAGGAACTTATTCAAGCACAGAGAATCCAGCGGATTCTGTGGTCGACCACAAAGGAACAGCTTGCTGACTGTCTGACTAAAAAGGGAGCATCCGGTCTTGTGCTCCTACAGGCTCTCGCTCCTACAGGCTCTCAGTAATGGAAAGTGGCAGCTtgagtaatacaaataaaaactgtaacacaacccatttgtaatggggatcttgaataatacttggacatttaattatgttgttgatgttttttttgtctttaaagaaaagggggagattgttaagttcatgttttaagtatccctatatttctgttattacggggctatcactcagtcaagagtgcgcatgCGCAGGAAGTCTTGTGGTGGTTGGACCTAGCCTTGAGTGTAATGGCTACCTTGTAAGTGTGTTCATATAGtagagtaaactttgttaaactggaaccttgtcgttgtgtcatttcgagttaacagTCCCCAGGCAGGAAGGAAGTGTCTGGTGACAGACTATTACTATTTGTGCCTAGTGGGTCTACTGTGTAAACTGTTTATGTTGTATGTTGTTCTTGTTTTTTAACCGATCCAAACAAGAAGTTCCCTCACGGAAAAATAAAGTTAATATAATCCAGATGTGGCAGATAGAAATTCATtgaatagagctgacatgatTCCTTGTTCTACATGACAGACCGTCATACCTGTTCTACACCACACTCCCAGTCTATCCCCTTCCCCAACACCCCCAACCCTCCAGCCCCATCCCCCTACCCCCCAGCTCCCTCACCTGCGTATGGAGTCCATGATGTAGGTGATCCAGCCCTGGGAGCCGTAGACGTCCAGAGACACCGCGGTCTTGGCTGGGAGGTTCTGGTGGATGGAGGAGTGTAGCTTGGCCAGGTCCTCCTTACCTGGGATGGGCAGGGACAGGTCCTGGAAGGTCTCCACTGTGGTCGACACCtatagggggagaggagagatgaggagggagaagagaggaggggacagccagagcgagcgagagatggCCTTAACAATCTAAACAGTGATAATTCAAACAAGCAGAATCCATCATATTCATGGATAAAGTAGGATCACGTTTAGGCATAAGAACATGTTGTAAAATGTCTACAAATTGCAACATGTCAACGTTCAATATGCATGTGACAGTTTTGTAAGGTTTCAATAGAAGTGGAGCTGAGTTATGTAAATGGCGCACCCTTGTGCTACGACACATGACACACAGCTCACCCTGTCACAAGTCAGACACTGGACCAGGCTGAGGATTGAGCCGTCGAAGATGTCTGAGATGACGCTGCGGTAGCGAGACTGCTTCTGCTTCCTGGCACCCAGGAACAGCTGGGCTGTGGAGGATTATGGGAAACGTAGTTTGTGTATGAgggggtagagtgtgtgtgtgtgagagaatgagCGTACGTGacagtgtgtatctgtgtgtgtcggTAGACTGCGTGACAGAATGTGTGTCTGTACGTGTATGTGAATTGACCAGAACCCCCCATACCTTTCTTAAAAGAATATGCGGGCCCTGCAGAGCGGAAGGGGCTGGAGCGAGTGGGGCTGGGGGAGAGTTTAGGATCCAGTTCCTGGACAGTACGGACGGGGCTGTCTGGCTCTAGGTAGAGGTGggtaggagaggaagagggggctTTTAGAGATTACTCACACATCACTATAACATGtctctccacacacagaaacacacacagagacacacacacgtatacatagTTGCTCGCGCACAcacttaaatatatttttttatgttctACTTCCACCATTACCAGGCCCCTACCTGGAGTGCTGTTGCTCTGCGTCTGCCCCTGTGTCTGACTCGGGCCCTGTGGCCTAGGGCTAGGGGgggtcccctcctcctcctccgctccCCTCTCCAGACCACCCTCTTTGGCCGCTGTCATATCCACATCCGCGTCCTCGTCCATCTCCTGGGAGCCCCTGTGGAGGGGCGAGCCCAACACCCTTTTCTCCTTCAGCCTCTCTTTCTCTGAGATGGGCCCCCCTGTGCCTACCCCTCCGCCCGTGCctgtcccccctcctccaacTTTCGGCCCCACCCCACACTCGTCCTGAATGAGCAGCTCGGGCtcccccagcccccctccctccccccggtCGCTGCTGGCGCCTGAGTCGCAGGAGAGGAACTCGTCCTCGGAGGGGGAGCGGTCgcccccatccctcctctcatccccctccccGCCACACACTGCCAGTGGCTCTTTGAGCTCCTCGTGGAGCTGGTCCATCAAACAGCGCAGGAACTCCTGGGTGTCCTACAGTAGAAAACACAGAGGGAGAGTGTGCTGAGCAGTCCTATACactgagacgtgtgtgtgtgtgtatagtgcggaCAGTATTGTATGAATGTTCCCTGCAGCTCctagggacagacagagacagccatTGAGACACACAGGCTTAACTCAACACCATTTTTAGATCGAGATAAATGGATTTTCCATAATCAAAACCAAACAAGTGAAATACACACAATCCCATTCCAACATCCCAATCAATCCAACATTGATGAACGGACTTCATCTGGTTACTGTGGGTTAGTTAAATaatgactgcatcccaaatggcaccctagtccctatatactgcactgctatggccctggtcaaaagtagtgcactacatagagactagggtgtcatttggggggGGGACCATTTCATCGTCTTGGCACCAAACTTCAAGATGCCAATCAGCTACacaacaatcaatcaaccaatccaaTTTCATTGTCCCCAAGGGGAAATTTCATTTGAGGTAACAGGGGTGATTtgggggggatgagaggggacATAGGGAGAGGTgggttaggtcaggggtcagagagaggggtcGGGGCATTGTTTTGTTCCCTACCTGCTGGGAGCTTGCCCCTACCTGCTGGGCGTAGCCACGGAACATGGGGTTGACCAGCCTGATGCCCTGGGACAGACTGGTGGGGACTACGTAACTGGGCCTGGagcagagagaatagagagagaggaaagagaaagtcTGTTTTTTCTTCTATTACATAAGTCAGACAGTATCTTGCTGCATTCTTGGATATCATCTTATGAATCTCTATTGCAAAAATGTGCACACTGAGAGGTACTCTACAGAGAGAAAAGTACTGCAACAGAGATAAGAAATATAGTGTCATGTGTGTATAGTACCGTTTCTTGTGCCAGAGCTCAGAGATCAGTTTCTGGTAGCTTTTGCACAGTGCAGGCTTTTTGTCAGTCCGCACCAGTCCACTGCAGTCCAGGAAGAACTGAGTGAGAggaggactggagaggagagagattagaggagaagaaagaaagaaCTGATCAGTCAATGTTCAAATCTATGAAAACGAATACAATCCCTTCTGCTGAGATGAAGGTACACATGCTCGCTCGCACACTCATTCACACTCAAACATTTCAGTGACAGGTCTCAGAAACATGTCAATCTATCTGCCATAAATCCCCAGACTAATGAGGAAATAAGACTGGAAGTGACCTCACCAATTGGACAGGGCTTGAAGCGCTGCATTCATGTAGCAGGAGTTACCAATATTCTTCATCCCTGTCAAACCTTTGAGAGGATGAGATGTAGGTTTAAAAAAGCTCTAATAACATCATACAGGTATATTTATAACATTAGGACTATATGGTAAGGCCACTCCACTGTGTTTATACCTAACATTTGGAGAACATGCATGACACAGAACCTGTCAGTTAATGATGAACTTCAGTCTATTACCGTTACTTAAAAGGATCTGGTACCTGGTCTGGTACCTATTCTTAGGCTCAAAAACAATTATATTTCTCCTAACCCTGATCATCTGGCTCTCAGATCATTTTGGAAGTCTCTATCCAAATCAGCTTGGCATAATTCACTAAGGAATAGACCTGCAAAGCCTGTCAAAGGATGAAAGAACCAATTCTACAGAGCTCTAGACCTCTAACGGGTGGCCTTTGCCTGATTGATGTTACATTTGTAACATAATATGTTAATTTAAGCTGCAGATCATATTTGATAGCTATGGTTGTGTCATCCATAAAGATAAAAATACAATGATGTAACGCTAAGGGCATCAGTTTAACTGTGGATATGTGGGACTATAGTTTTTACTGTTATTGAATAGATTCCATGACGTTGAGAGAAGGGGGTTTGAGGTTACCTCTGGGTTTGAGCGCATCCTCCTCCGACTCTGACCACTCTTCTTCGGCTACCGCGATAGGGACTGCCTTCAACGGGTGGTGGTGACTCACTGGTTGATGAACTGCATCCTGCGAAAGTAAGTAATCGTTAAAAACAACAAATAATGACATCAGTCTTTGCCTGTGGAAAGCCAATTACACAATATATTAATAGAACAAGCCTGCATTTCAGCTCACAAATATAAATTATGAGCTAATCAAAATTAAACAGAATAGTGTAGTAAAATGTTATATTAAATAAATGCTTTATACATAGCACATAATACAGTAATCATGAATAGTTTATTAATGTTTATTAATGAAAGATATGAAGGCGTTAACCATATTTGATATAGGGCCCATCCCAAATAGGggagtacttttgaccagagcccaaatgGCACGTAAACATAGTATAGTTGACTATAATTCAGCTGACCTTTGTGCGATGGCGTACCTGGTGTTCCTTAGCTTTACAGTGGTGGGGAATGTGTGTGGCAGACATTGCAGGTACGACTGCAGGCCTCTGCTCCAGAAAcacctccctctcacacacatagCACCAGATCCTGAAAGTGGTCAGGTTCACCGTCAGGTTGTGTTTATTTGCCTTGGgggatgagcacacacacacacacacacacacacacactaagcttTGGAAAACGTTGTTGCATGCATTCTAGAAATGGCATCTCTCACTACCCAAGGAAAAAAAGCTCTGCGAAAAACTCACCTGTGCATGTAGGGTGCTGTGATCTGAAAAGGTTTCTCCACAGCCAACATATTGACACTCGCTCTGACCAAGAGTAATAAAGTAATACATTAGAAATAAACATCTATGGggtaaaaacaaaatatatataatccatCTGAAAGAGTGTTATAAAAGTGTCATAATAACACATCCTGAGAATTATGTCATGGCCTTTGAATCTATCTCAAAATATTTTGAGGAAAAACAGACCCACAGATAACCCGTTGTTTACCTGCAGACAGGCCCAGAGGTTGGGAGCTCCCACTCCACATGACTGGCAGGATCCCTTCAGAACAGGACAGAAAACTAACAGTACAGCACCATCTCCTATGTGATTCTGTCAGACCACCAGAATGTCTTCAAAAAATGTTGACATTTTGCAAAGGCAAATCTAGAAGATGTGACTCAAAACTAAAAGACACGCATGACTTGTCACAAATTGCATCCATTCCATACATATTCCAGAAGCTTGACGCAGCAAAGCTCTCTTGAAACCATTCATGCTCACCTTGGATTTCTGCAGAAGCTCCTCCTTGGTTACCTCCCCTATGGAATTCAGGTGGGGACAAATGTCCCCCTGGTCACTCATGTTAATTAAACTTCTTCTAAAGATCAAATAATAAACAAAAAGATATTAATCCATGACATTTTGTATGGGCAGGTAAAACATGAAATGGAAGCAAGCTGACAGTCAAAGGCTACAAGCAGTTACACTTCAATCAACGTGTGTGTCTGCTATTACAAAATGTATGGAGAATTCATGATTGGAGGGAATTCAGCTAACAATGAAGCTCTTTGATTTAGCTAGCCGGCTACTCTACTCACTCAAACAAAGCTTTGAACTTGAAATCATATGGAACAATGCAACAACTCGCTGTTGGGTTGTTCCATATGATTTCAATCACTTTCTGACTGCACCCCTTTAAATTTGAAAGAAACcttccatacatgtttgcccatggtagaagtggtcagaaagtgactttttggacctgaatacTAAAACATGCAAGAGATTGAGGTGCTCAAAGTATTAATCACTGGCAAATATATAATttgaaagcttacaaacagggttgtcca
Encoded here:
- the LOC139551976 gene encoding ubiquitin carboxyl-terminal hydrolase 20-like isoform X3 — its product is MLAVEKPFQITAPYMHRIWCYVCEREVFLEQRPAVVPAMSATHIPHHCKAKEHQVRHRTKDAVHQPVSHHHPLKAVPIAVAEEEWSESEEDALKPRGLTGMKNIGNSCYMNAALQALSNCPPLTQFFLDCSGLVRTDKKPALCKSYQKLISELWHKKRPSYVVPTSLSQGIRLVNPMFRGYAQQVGASSQQDTQEFLRCLMDQLHEELKEPLAVCGGEGDERRDGGDRSPSEDEFLSCDSGASSDRGEGGGLGEPELLIQDECGVGPKVGGGGTGTGGGVGTGGPISEKERLKEKRVLGSPLHRGSQEMDEDADVDMTAAKEGGLERGAEEEEGTPPSPRPQGPSQTQGQTQSNSTPEPDSPVRTVQELDPKLSPSPTRSSPFRSAGPAYSFKKAQLFLGARKQKQSRYRSVISDIFDGSILSLVQCLTCDRVSTTVETFQDLSLPIPGKEDLAKLHSSIHQNLPAKTAVSLDVYGSQGWITYIMDSIRRFVVSCIPSWFWGPMVTLEDCLAAFFAADELKGDNMYSCERCKKLRNGVKYCKVPRLPEILCIHLKRFRHGVMYSFKINSHVAFPLEGLELRPFLAKDNPSQITTYDLLSVICHHGTAGSGHYIAYCQNVINGQWYEFDDQYVTEVHETVVQNAEAYVLFYRKSSEESVRERQKVVDLASMKEPSLLQFYISREWLNKFNTFTEPGPISNHTFLCQHGGIPPNKYHYIDDLVVILPQNVWEYLYNSFGGGPAVNHLYVCAICQVELEALAKRRKVEIDTFIRLNKEFQAEEAPTVILCISMQWFREWESFVKGKDNEPPGPIDNSKIGVMKGGHVQLKQGADYGQISEEMWQYLLGIYSGGPEIAVRQTVPATNTDSLHGERKIEAETRAL
- the LOC139551976 gene encoding ubiquitin carboxyl-terminal hydrolase 20-like isoform X1 encodes the protein MSDQGDICPHLNSIGEVTKEELLQKSKGSCQSCGVGAPNLWACLQSECQYVGCGETFSDHSTLHAQANKHNLTVNLTTFRIWCYVCEREVFLEQRPAVVPAMSATHIPHHCKAKEHQVRHRTKDAVHQPVSHHHPLKAVPIAVAEEEWSESEEDALKPRGLTGMKNIGNSCYMNAALQALSNCPPLTQFFLDCSGLVRTDKKPALCKSYQKLISELWHKKRPSYVVPTSLSQGIRLVNPMFRGYAQQVGASSQQDTQEFLRCLMDQLHEELKEPLAVCGGEGDERRDGGDRSPSEDEFLSCDSGASSDRGEGGGLGEPELLIQDECGVGPKVGGGGTGTGGGVGTGGPISEKERLKEKRVLGSPLHRGSQEMDEDADVDMTAAKEGGLERGAEEEEGTPPSPRPQGPSQTQGQTQSNSTPEPDSPVRTVQELDPKLSPSPTRSSPFRSAGPAYSFKKAQLFLGARKQKQSRYRSVISDIFDGSILSLVQCLTCDRVSTTVETFQDLSLPIPGKEDLAKLHSSIHQNLPAKTAVSLDVYGSQGWITYIMDSIRRFVVSCIPSWFWGPMVTLEDCLAAFFAADELKGDNMYSCERCKKLRNGVKYCKVPRLPEILCIHLKRFRHGVMYSFKINSHVAFPLEGLELRPFLAKDNPSQITTYDLLSVICHHGTAGSGHYIAYCQNVINGQWYEFDDQYVTEVHETVVQNAEAYVLFYRKSSEESVRERQKVVDLASMKEPSLLQFYISREWLNKFNTFTEPGPISNHTFLCQHGGIPPNKYHYIDDLVVILPQNVWEYLYNSFGGGPAVNHLYVCAICQVELEALAKRRKVEIDTFIRLNKEFQAEEAPTVILCISMQWFREWESFVKGKDNEPPGPIDNSKIGVMKGGHVQLKQGADYGQISEEMWQYLLGIYSGGPEIAVRQTVPATNTDSLHGERKIEAETRAL
- the LOC139551976 gene encoding ubiquitin carboxyl-terminal hydrolase 20-like isoform X2, with amino-acid sequence MSDQGDICPHLNSIGEVTKEELLQKSKGSCQSCGVGAPNLWACLQSECQYVGCGETFSDHSTLHAQANKHNLTVNLTTFRIWCYVCEREVFLEQRPAVVPAMSATHIPHHCKAKEHQDAVHQPVSHHHPLKAVPIAVAEEEWSESEEDALKPRGLTGMKNIGNSCYMNAALQALSNCPPLTQFFLDCSGLVRTDKKPALCKSYQKLISELWHKKRPSYVVPTSLSQGIRLVNPMFRGYAQQVGASSQQDTQEFLRCLMDQLHEELKEPLAVCGGEGDERRDGGDRSPSEDEFLSCDSGASSDRGEGGGLGEPELLIQDECGVGPKVGGGGTGTGGGVGTGGPISEKERLKEKRVLGSPLHRGSQEMDEDADVDMTAAKEGGLERGAEEEEGTPPSPRPQGPSQTQGQTQSNSTPEPDSPVRTVQELDPKLSPSPTRSSPFRSAGPAYSFKKAQLFLGARKQKQSRYRSVISDIFDGSILSLVQCLTCDRVSTTVETFQDLSLPIPGKEDLAKLHSSIHQNLPAKTAVSLDVYGSQGWITYIMDSIRRFVVSCIPSWFWGPMVTLEDCLAAFFAADELKGDNMYSCERCKKLRNGVKYCKVPRLPEILCIHLKRFRHGVMYSFKINSHVAFPLEGLELRPFLAKDNPSQITTYDLLSVICHHGTAGSGHYIAYCQNVINGQWYEFDDQYVTEVHETVVQNAEAYVLFYRKSSEESVRERQKVVDLASMKEPSLLQFYISREWLNKFNTFTEPGPISNHTFLCQHGGIPPNKYHYIDDLVVILPQNVWEYLYNSFGGGPAVNHLYVCAICQVELEALAKRRKVEIDTFIRLNKEFQAEEAPTVILCISMQWFREWESFVKGKDNEPPGPIDNSKIGVMKGGHVQLKQGADYGQISEEMWQYLLGIYSGGPEIAVRQTVPATNTDSLHGERKIEAETRAL